aatacataagCTTCCATACAAATCTGCTACCTTATAACTGACCAATTCTGACAATGATGACATGATCAAGAAATTAAACACTTGTTATTGTAATGTAGAAAATGGTGTACTCTAGAAAtatgtaccaaaatatatgtagtttgaaaaatataagagcagttttttcttttaaatgtagaCTCACATGGCaacaaaaattcttttttaagatatatatggAAATTACTgctttatttgaaattttctaaagAGGGCTTAGTGCGGATAGATTATATGATATAGAAATGCATGAGAATAAGTTGTTTTACTAACTTTCCATTCAAATTTGAAAAGCTTTTGTTACACTGCTTTATTtgtaaaactgtatataaacaGTCGTTAAGTACTTATTTCTCTGTCGTGTATTGGCCAAGATGATAGGAAACTTTTTACTGCGGATGTGACCAGGGTTCAATTCCCAACGCAGACATGTTTTTAACTCATGATTTAGCTTTTTTATAAATAGTTTACAAACAAAAATCTCTATTCTAATGTTAATAAtatgatttcaaatttaaagacAGATAATTTTTAGCCAAAGTCTGGAGGTCAGTCCCTTTATTTCAACGGATTGAGTACTCTGGTAGGAAAAAGGATCTTTCATGAAGAATGAAATCATCACGGAGCCTTTAGTTCTTATAAAACATacacaactgttttttttttcaatttatgcACATCTGAAATCCCTATAATAACACTGTCTAGTGTCAGATGTTAAcataaaaaattatgtgttagtgacactgaaactgttttatttctatattccaacattattttttctgaaaCCAAACAATTCCTCtaattttttgtttcagtatCTACAACTGTCTCACTAATGTTCTCGACTTAACAATGTGCCAGCTTGAAAAAAACATAACTGAAAGACAGAAACTCCTATAAAAAGCCTTCATCAAGTTAGTTTtggtttcttttctttgtttggaTCATAAGTCCATTTGGCGCCAAACTCCTTAACATCAACAACCTCTCCTAAATCTTCTAacttaattttctcaaaatatttcaataagttAATTGTATCTTGTAAGTCTAACTCGTATTCTTTAGCAACAACTTCTGCTTGGTGAAGTTTTGGTTCACCACTGTGTTTATCAAGAATTGTTCCAAACTGTCTAAAGGAAATTTTGCCTTTCGGAATTTTCCGTGGTTCTTCCAACGCTAATAGTGGATCTTCTATGTGTTCTCTGCTCTGAGGTAAGGGGCGTTGTACAGATCTGATCTGAAAAGAACAGAACGGATCACATATTATTCACATTCCTTAGAAAAATATTTGCTTGAATCACCTTGATCGGAAGAAAAGTTTGACACCTTTTTAAAAGtgaattatatacatttacaagaTGTGCAACACAGATACTTACAGAAATTTACATcatgtcagaggacagcaactctactattcaacagccttgtcactaAAGAAAGTTTACTGAATGAACACTAAAgtcaaaaaatattcatattcatttggACTGTGCTGTCACATTTGGTCGGTAGTCATTTTTACATATTGTGACTTTACTGTCACATTCGTTTGGTAGTCACTTGCATATTGCAACTGTACTTATAGTTATTTAAAAACTGTAATGTTAATTCTATTATGTTAGTTTTGGTAACTGTACTATATctataacatttattatttacaaaCTGTAACTGTAACTGCAGTGTTACCTGTGGCATCTTTTCAACCATATCCACATGTAACGTATTAACACGATCAATCAATGAAGGATCTTGCTTTTCCATTTCCTCCTTTATTTCCGGGTGCTCTGtaacataataaattatgatCATAAATTTAGAACAGTTAAATTAACAgagaacaaataaaaaattttactaTGTATTTTTTATCATCAGATATATTAAATATCCATATAACTATTTTCAGCCGTATTAAATAGGTATGCatgtttattcttaaaaaataaatacatgtaaaagaaGACAGATGGGTACATATAGATTTTAAAGTCTGGTTCAGGCTGACATTTTTCATGTAGGGCACTGATAACCAAACCTTCTCAAGTCTTCATATTCTTTGATTAAAGGTCTGTAGGCaacttttaagaaaataattccGGACAAACTAGTGTGTCCTGTGTGTATTCAGAAAACATGGCTGATTATTTCATTATGGCATGGACTCATCAAGCGCTGGTATGTTGAATTTTCCATCTGGATTGAGATCGTTTAATAGCGGAAAACAGGTCTGTTATATGttgctgttttttgtttttttttaaaagagcaGTTCAAAggtatattaacccttaccctgctaaattttcataatgaacttgtccatcttttaaactggacagtaccattaactgttaaaacgggtgcttaccaaaaagatactgattgaatagcaaacagtgcagatcttgatcagactgcacagatgtgcaagaTGATCAAGATCAACActgtttgcaaaggcagaatcaattgtgtccagcttGATAAAGGTTAAACAGGACTATTGTCTGGCAATAAAATTTCACCACCAGAAGAGGCAAAACTTTTTCATATTTGCTGCCATGCAAACCactttttcataatgaaaataaatctaaggACCAGCATATTCTCCAAATAGTCCAAAAAATATAAATCAGgtttcataaacaagagctgtcacaggagacagtgcgctcgactattttgatgctggaaaatgaaactgggcatatctgaggaaactggagctgtcactggagtgtttaatgactccaatggtggatgaagatatagcaaaatagcttgagtctgtgtcaaaaatattaagtaataagagaggtaaagataaaagtgtatcaaaacactatataagtataattctaagcaaaaagggggcataattcatgaaatattggtgcaagacttatatgcaccttgtgttatatgatgtgagtgatgatattgaacaactacttcaagtctgaatcaaatgcatttcgtaaaaactgagatagagtgaaaatgcatcaaattaaccttaaattctaagtaaaagggggcataattcatgaaaaaattggtgccagagttatgcaccttgtgtcatatgatgtgtgtgataaggtggaacaactacttcatgtttgaatcaaatccattagtaataactgagatagagtgaaagtggcTGTGCATCAAAGCTTTAAGTttaacctgaaagtctaagtaaaaaggggggataattcatgaaatattggtgcaagagttatagccattgtgccatatgatgtgggtgatgataaggaataactatttcaagtttaaagcaaatccatcaagtacttagtagataaggagaaaaaagagaaagtgtaaaacaagagggtcattgatcCTAAAGAGCTCACCTGTGTATaaggctttaagtgtgtttgtatagcgtaatggtacaagtattgaTAGGTTTTTTCTACGTTAGCGTCACACACATTCTTTCACCTAGGGCAATagttagacagtacaactctgatatcatacgccaaaaatcaaggctctagctattattcaTTCAgagaagaatattttcaaagttttttaaataaaagcctatagtaagtacatgtcacatacAGGGGTGTGgctatttttgaccttagggcaataatttggtcaattatggtagagagttaaACCCTtgtatcacatgccaaatatcaaagctcaagagaaaaagatgtttaaagtgtgatagctgaaaacctatttttaccCAAAAAGAcacatatgttcaatgaaccggaaccatttgaacaaatttaaaagaaGGGTACCCAGAGAtcgtttgtgtaaagtttcatcaaaatccattcagtggttttggaggagatgttgtttaaagaaattgttgatgaaaagtgaccacgccctgtggtggccatgttttttaacaaatcggaataatttgaacaatattggtcgagggtcacacaaggaccatttgtgcaaaattattttaaaatcttcttatcaaaaacagaaaaatattgacatgttatgttacaaataagaacaagagggccatgatggccctatattgctcacctgttatcattgcacttaaggacaagtcttcaaggtcaaaagatcataataaagaTCATTCaaaaaagaattatgagaaaatatagttgaaattttcttaaagtaactttaGATAAATTTATTCTCAAATCAGGCCAGAAGtctcatacaagaagatttaattttaaagttttctatatgGTCATATAGGAATAATGAGTGTCTCCTGCAGGACGCCATGTTTTTCGAAGAATCAAAATTATCTCAAGGAATTTGGTAGAAGGTCATCAAAGGCACATTTGTGTaagattattttgaaaacggaccagTAGCTTTTgtgaagaagattttcaaagtttcctatatagccatatagggaaatcAAGCCCAACCCcactatcaggggccataactacagaacccatgatgggatctggcctgttcaagaaaggaaccaatatcttgtggtgatacaagttgtgtgcaagtttggttaaaatcaaatcataaatgaagctgctattgtgcagacaaggtcaaaatagctaattttggccctttcaggggtcttaactctagaacccattatgggatctggccggttcaagaaaggaaccgagattttatggcgacacaagttttgtgcaagtttggttaaattcaaatcataaatgaagctgctattgtgcagacaaggtgaaaatagctaattctggccatttcaggggccatcactctggaacccataatggaatctggcctgttcaagaaaggaatcgagatcttatggttatacaagttgtgtgcaagtttggttaaaataaaatcataaatgaagctgctattgtgcagacaatgtcaaaataccAGTACTTTCCTCTGAATTCAGCAAGAATGAACTTActgaaacttataaaataaatgttataaaatactgCAGTAAATGTTATTAAAAGGGTCAAGGACTATCTTCCCTTCTGCACCTGTACATAAGCTTATGTTCCTATCAGGGTTTTTATTTAAGATTCTACAGCATAAATAGTGAGCAGAAATTCCTGTTTCCATTCTATGGTGGTGGAATTAATAGTGTCAAGAGCTGTGATACGTATATTCTATTCAACTGGATTTAAAATAAGGCGCACGCATATAGCGGTCCTCCATTACTGGAGGGAAGATTATAAAGAAGAAGAAGACATGGCACATGCTAATCCAGTTTCTTGAACAAATAGTATATATGtgtttattaccagtgacacttcactttaacatgctaatttgcatttcatagctgtgaaaaataatAGAATATTATGATAGGTGTTAATCccttggacatagctcctttgttctgatataattgttttattagaaccaactggtaatctttgatCCCGTCACTATCATGACTATGTTTTGAAGAAAATTACCAAATTATGATTTGATACTGTTCTAtgcatcattattatttatattcttatcggagcaaaaattgaaaagcttagcatttagtttaatcattttttatctgtgataaaattcgTTGCATAAAATGATACTAACTACATAGCATTTGACACCACTGTCGtacaagataaaaaatataattatcattgtaGACATTATGAGTATTCTACAATTTCAGTGACATAGTTTTTCTAGGCTCGTGactgttttacaacttattttcaatgtggtcCTTCGGATAACATGTAGTGTGAAggataaaactttaaatatatgtttaaaatgtaaatttatgatTAAATACTGAGCTATACcagttaaatttgaaacatattacagaACCATGATCAcataaacttcagagaaattcagacctcagagaaatacctgactttacatgcatcttctAAATGAATTCTCCTTGacaatgtattaactattaatttAGGGCTAACTTTtagctccttttgcaataatatcAAAGACTGAGTGATGTTCTCCTGTAAACACAcattttactttgagcttaaattcaattttgaaataactgaaatgaTCAGTTTACAGGTGAATGAtcatgtatatgtagtacaacGTAAAGAACTTCATGTAAGAAGCACCACATTTGGTACTGTAactgaatgtaattaattataatttagaatGTAACTGTAAAaattacattgctaaatttcatgtaatggtaattgtaatttaagtggacatttctcaatgtatttgtaatttaattaattacattttaaagtaattgaccccaggtctgatttaaacaaaacattttgctttgttatttttataacaagagcaaaaccatcaggcttactgtcaaaactgaaaatatcagaaagaacaatttatgcagaaaaaagaaagaatccgtatgactaggttttccccATCAGAAAGGCAGCGCCtcatttcatattaataacatgaaataatatgGCTGGCATGAAAACTCGCTTTTTTAAGTGAAATttataagtaagtttacaacatcatttataaatGCATGTCTAAcctatatttgatgcctcttataGAATACAGAATGTCCATAATCCTAGAATCCGAGGCTAGGATTAGGCCTACTATAATCCTAGCCAATGCcttgactaaatcaagggccataactctggtcaagCAAAGTGAAAACCCCCCAAAACTCTCGCATACAAATTCTTGTATTGGAAACTTGTATTGGTCTTCatatgctggataatattccttcctgatttcatgactctatgatatttttttaaagatatatgcagACAgataatagcagagctaccggcgccgcaaagcggcgccgacagcgtcgcattacggttagacgtatgaaaaagaaaatgaacagagagatctaactgtgtatactatcgagttgaaaattcgtggtactttttggaatcggtgttgttcggattttttcaagtacactatgcacatagtaattaatcagtaaacacgtcagtagacgcttactgtttatggttgacaaaagcgtctcgcttactgctttgaatattgaataaaaatgcaaatgagcgtttgataataagaaataagtgctaaatacattttctacgaagaaaaaaagaaaaaaacacaatattttcattttgaaacgactttcgtcacgctgccattactgaactttattatatatacttatgtttgtcttatgacgtcataactccacaatggtgtagtggttagcgagttcgcgttgtaatccagaggtcgtgagttcgaatctcatctggaccagatttttttttaatttttattttttttatttcatttcttttttgtattattatgagttttgaaaatattgtataactaaagtcattcatgtgaaattcaacatgtgtttagttttgatgtcaggttccactgTAGTGCCTGtgtagtagtcagtagacataacttagaaaaagaaaagctttaggatcaaaatatacaaccattaaactgtgaaaagcaaataatgctcttctccctgttcgcatatatttcattattagcttgaaaatcactgaccagagtttatccaaaaaaaaaatttaaaaaaattggcgatgaattatcaacaAACATCAAAAAGTTTCTTACTACCATCCTTattctatagtgctaaaagattaaccacttttgggtttaaggataacatggtgtaatagccatatttcatatcttgtaactggatggtaatatttaaatgaaatttagtcattttaaagacattcaaaattaaaaacatttcaccgagagatttttcgaattttatcatttttaggggagataatcggtattgaagttaacattgatgcctatgggaaatatataatttctttgattatgagaatctgaacttgagtttcgagaaaattttgcggtagaaagctgcattatatgattctgatacaaatatcaaaaagaaatctaaaattc
This is a stretch of genomic DNA from Mercenaria mercenaria strain notata chromosome 4, MADL_Memer_1, whole genome shotgun sequence. It encodes these proteins:
- the LOC123552139 gene encoding NADH dehydrogenase [ubiquinone] 1 alpha subcomplex assembly factor 4-like, with the protein product MGGNFSRTVVRKAVRPIKNINIDERAQKAVAKHKVKPVAAPLHPTTKDIIERQVAEHPEIKEEMEKQDPSLIDRVNTLHVDMVEKMPQIRSVQRPLPQSREHIEDPLLALEEPRKIPKGKISFRQFGTILDKHSGEPKLHQAEVVAKEYELDLQDTINLLKYFEKIKLEDLGEVVDVKEFGAKWTYDPNKEKKPKLT